CGCTGGCCTACGCCGCGCCGCTCGAAGATCTCCACACCGCCCTGAATGCCTTCGGACTGGGGCACCGGCTCGATCAGTTTCCAGCGGAACTGTCGCGTGGCACCCGCCAGAAAGTCGGGCTGGCAGTGGCGCTGGGCCTCAAGAGGCCGCTGACACTGCTCGACGAACCGTTCGGCACGCTTGACACCGACTCGCGTCAGGTGCTGCGCGACGGCCTGAGTGCCCTGGCTGCCGAGGGCCGCAGCGCCGTGCTGACCACCCACGGCGGTGAACTGGCACAGATGAAGGGCGTGCGTCAGGTCGCTGTGGGCGCGCTGCAAGGAACCAGCCGCTGAACGGCACGTTGCAGTATCTCTACCTGATCTCACTGGGGCGCGGCTGGCTCAACTGGTGGGGCTGGATGCGCCGCTCCGGGACCGTGGTGCTGGCCCTTTACGGCGGCACCTTCGCGGTACTGGTACTGATCAGCATTCGCCAGTCGCTGCCGCCGCCGCATGTGCCGGTGTGGGGGCTGGCGGGCCTCTCGGTGGCCGCGCTGCTGAGCGGCAGCCTGGGCCGCTGGCCGCCGTTCTGGCTGGACCGCCGCGAGGTCGCGCTGCTGCTGACCCCACTGCCCACCCGGCAAACGCTGGTGTGGCCGACGCTGCGGGCGGTGGCTCCCGGCGTCGGTATGGCGCTGCTGCTGGGCGTCTTGCTCCTGATCTTCTCGCAGGGCTGGCAGACTCTGCTGCTGTTTCCGGCGCTGATCCTGGCCCGTTTCGCGCTCGGCTGGCTGACCTACGTGGCCCGGCAGACACCCCGCTCACCGGCTCCGGTGTGGGCGCTGTCACTACTGCCTGCGCTGGGTTATTTCGGCTGGGGAGCGCTCGGCCTGAGTGTGCTGGCAGTGCTGATCTTCAGCGTGGCGCTGGGCTGGCCGCAGCTTAAGCATCCGCCCGCCCGGCTGGCCCAGCACGCACAGACGCTGTGGCTGTGGCGACTGCGCCGCAAGTACAAGCTGCCGAAAACACCGCTGCGGATGGAACAGGCCCGGCCCCCCCGGCGCGCCCTCCGCGCGTTTCCGGCGGCCTGGGGCGCGGCGGGAGCGATGCTGTGGCGCACCACATTGCAACTTCGCACCTCGCCCGAAGTGGTGCTGCTGGGGGCGGCGGCCCTCGCGGGAGTCCTGATCGGCTTCGCGCTACCGCTGCATTTGCCCGCGCTGGTGCTGGCCGGAGCGCTGACCCTGGGGGCCGAGCCGCTGACCCGCTCGCTGGGCAGCCCCGCTGGCATCACCTGGCCGGTGTCGAGGGGAGCAGCGTGGCTGGGCCAGGTGCTGCCGGGAGGCGTCCTCGGCGGCGGGCTGGCGGCCCTGGTAGTGCTGATCGGGATGGTGGTGCTGCACGTGCCCATATTGACCGGCAGCGTGCTGGTGCTGGCCGCACTGGTGCTGCCCCTCTCGGCGCTCAGCCTCACCGCCCTGCTGACGCGCTGGACCGGCAGCACCTCACTGGAAGTCCGTATCGGCAGCGCCGCCGGGGTCGCCATTCTGACGGCGGGCCTGTGGGCCGTGCTACCACCCGCCCTGCTAGGGGTGCTGCCGCTGTCGTTGACGGCCCTGACGCTACTGACCTGGGGACTGAGCAGCGTGGAACTGGGCTGAGGGTAAGTCCTGGTCCACCTGACCGACGTGGATCAATGAAAAGGAGCCGCCCGGATGGTTTTCCAGGCGGCTCCTTTTCATTGATCTCTGGCTTCCGGCTTTTGCACTTGCTCCCTCCTGCCCGGCTGCTCTCCAGTGACAAGGGCATGGCGGGATTTTTCCTTTACTCCTCATCTCCGGCAGAAGAGGCCGGGAGGGGGTGGGTCAGCGCAGTGGCTTGCCGCCCAGACAGCAGCCCCAGCACTTCCCGCGCCGACTGCAAGATCGGCGTGCCGGGGCCGAAGATGCCCGCCACCCCAGCAGCCCGCAGCGACGCATAATCCTGCTGGGGAATTACGCCGCCCGCGATCACCAGAATGTCGCCCGCGCCCTCGGCCCGCAACGCCGCGATCAGGCCCGGAATCAGGGTCTGGTGGCCTGCCGCCTGACTCGACACGCCGACCACGTGCACGTCGTTCTCGATGGCCTGGCGGGCGGCCTCGTCCGGCGTCTGAAACAGCGGCCCCACGTCCACGTCGAAGCCCAGGTCGGCAAAGCCGGTGGCGATCACCTTCGCGCCCCGGTCATGGCCGTCCTGCCCCAGCTTGACGACCAGCATCCGGGGGCGGCGGCCCTCAGCCTCGGCAAAGGCCTCGATCTCGCCTTGCAAAGCGGCGAAGCCCTCGTCGTGCTCGAAGCCCTGGGCGTAGACGCCGCTGAGGGTGCGCACCTCGGCGCTGTGGCGGCCCCAGACCCCTTCCAGCACCACCGACAGCTCGCCCACCGTCGCCCGCGCCCGCATCGCCTCCACACTGAGCGCCAGCAGATTGCCCTCGCCTGTGCGGGCGCACTCGGTGAGTGCGTTCAAAGTGCGTTCTACCGCTGCCAGATCGCGCCCCGCCTTCACCTGTTCCAGACGGCGCAACTGGGCTTCGCGCACACTGTCGTTGTCGATTTGCAGCACGTCCACCGCCGTCGGCTGGCTGGGCTGGTACTTGTTGACGCCCACGATCACGTCCTCGCCCCGGTCAATGCGCCCCTGCTTGCGGGCCGCCGATTCCTCGATCCTGAGTTTGGGCAGGCCCGAGGCCACCGCCTTGGTCATGCCGCCCAGTTCCTCGACCTCGGCGATCAGCTTGCGGACCTCGCTCGCCAGATCGGCCGTCAAGCGCTCCATCAGGTAGCTGCCGCCCCAGGGATCGACCACCTTCGGAATGCCGCTTTCCTCCTGAATAATCAGCTGGGTGTTGCGGGCGATGCGCGCCGAGAAGTCGGTGGGCAGCCCGATGGCCTCGTCAAACGAGTTGGTGTGCAGGCTCTGGGTGCCGCCGAATACCGCCGCCAGCGCCTCGACAGCGGTGCGGACGACGTTGTTGTAGGGGTCCTGCTCGGTCAGCGACCAGCCGGAAGTCTGACAGTGGGTTCGCAGGGCGCTGCTGAGCGGGTTTTGCGGCTCGAAGGGAGCCAGCAGCTCGGCCCACAGCAGCCGGGCGGCCCGCAGCTTGGCGATCTCGGTATAAAAGTCCATGCCGATGGCGAAGAAGAACGACAGCCGGGGCGCGAACTCGTCGATGCCCAGGCCCTTGCCGAGCGCCGCCCGCACATACTCCAGCCCGTCGGCCAGGGTGTAGGCCAGCTCCAGCGCGGCGTTGGCTCCAGCTTCCTGAAGGTGGTAGCCCGAGATGGAAATGGAGTTGAAGCGCGGCATCTGCCGGGCCGTGAACTCGATGATGTCGGCCACGATCCGCATACTCGGC
This portion of the Deinococcus rubellus genome encodes:
- the scpA gene encoding methylmalonyl-CoA mutase; amino-acid sequence: MTDAPKPAAARPNDWNFSDWKLSDWEALARKDLRGADPGTLSHLTPEGLTLKALYTAADTADLDSGLPGLPPYTRGPRATMYAARPWTIRQYAGFSTAEESNAFYRRNLAAGQKGLSVAFDLATHRGYDSDHPRVTGDVGKAGVAIDSVEDMKILFDGIPLSEMSVSMTMNGAVLPILAAFIVAGEEQGAALAELSGTIQNDILKEFMVRNTYIYPPAPSMRIVADIIEFTARQMPRFNSISISGYHLQEAGANAALELAYTLADGLEYVRAALGKGLGIDEFAPRLSFFFAIGMDFYTEIAKLRAARLLWAELLAPFEPQNPLSSALRTHCQTSGWSLTEQDPYNNVVRTAVEALAAVFGGTQSLHTNSFDEAIGLPTDFSARIARNTQLIIQEESGIPKVVDPWGGSYLMERLTADLASEVRKLIAEVEELGGMTKAVASGLPKLRIEESAARKQGRIDRGEDVIVGVNKYQPSQPTAVDVLQIDNDSVREAQLRRLEQVKAGRDLAAVERTLNALTECARTGEGNLLALSVEAMRARATVGELSVVLEGVWGRHSAEVRTLSGVYAQGFEHDEGFAALQGEIEAFAEAEGRRPRMLVVKLGQDGHDRGAKVIATGFADLGFDVDVGPLFQTPDEAARQAIENDVHVVGVSSQAAGHQTLIPGLIAALRAEGAGDILVIAGGVIPQQDYASLRAAGVAGIFGPGTPILQSAREVLGLLSGRQATALTHPLPASSAGDEE